The Atribacterota bacterium genome includes the window CTATAACCAGGACTTCCCGCATCAGAGTCTAGGTTATCGAACTCCTTGTCAATATTATCAAGAATATGGTAAAAATAAAGAGCAAGTACTAACTTAAAATGTGTCCTCTTAATAGGGAGCATTACACATTATTAAGGGAATTGTTTTTTTTGAGTAAATGTGCTATATTATATGTGAAGTATAAAAATGCTAAGTTACCCTGCTGTGAACGCTAAACTGAATAAGTTTTGACCCAACACTTTATAAAAAAGGAAATCGATCTCCGGGTGTGTAATGCAAGCCTGCGGTTTCCCGAGAGGGTTACCTAAGATTAACATTAACGTTAATTAACTGGAAGCATAAAGCATTTGGGTAGATATCCACCTGTTTGAGGATCGGAATCAAAACTTGAAGTTAGCGACATAGCGGGGTTATTATTTATGCTAATAGTTTAAACAGTAGCAAAAAATTTAGATGAATAATATAAAAAGATAGTTTAAAATTTTGAAATTATACGATATTATAAAAGACCTAATATAAAGAATTCAGGAACAACATTATTCTCTATTATTTGTTATTAACAGTAAAACTATATACCTATTGACAATTAGTTGTTATTTATATTATGATAAATAAGTTAAGCAAATATTCTATAAGAAAACAGCTCCTAATTAGCAGAAGAAAGCTATCACCAGAATTTATTCTGGAGAATAGTAAAAAAATAGCAGAATCTTTAATAAATTTAGATATTTATAGACAATCGACTAATATTATGCTATATATTGCTACTAAACGTGAAGTTCAAACACAGAGCATCATAAAATCTGCTCAGAAAGATAAGAAAAGGGTATTTATACCTCTGATCATCCGGAGAGATAATAAATTGCTTCCTTCTTTAGTAAAGGATTTTGAAAGGGAACTAGCCATAGGGGATTTGGGAATATTACAACCCAAAAGAGAATTCTTCAGAATATATCCATCAAATGTTTTAGACCTGGTAATTGTGCCAGGTGTTGCCTTTACCATCCAGGGTCATCGTTTAGGACGAGGTGGCGGATATTATGACCAATTTCTAACCCAGTTAAAACCAAAAACCTCATCAGTTGCCCTGGCCTTTGAGATGCAAATCCTAGAAAAAATACCCATTGAAGAAAAGGATATCCCAGTAGATTATATTATTACTGAAGCAAGAGTAATTAAGATTAGCGAATAAAATTTTCCTAAATATAGATATTAAATGAAATATATTTTGTGATGATGTTTAAATTTAATAATTGTTTTAAAATAAGAGTTATAAAAAATCTGTTGCGGTAAATTAGTGATTTATAGCAATAGCATTAAATATGTAATAAGATTGACACAG containing:
- a CDS encoding 5-formyltetrahydrofolate cyclo-ligase, which translates into the protein MINKLSKYSIRKQLLISRRKLSPEFILENSKKIAESLINLDIYRQSTNIMLYIATKREVQTQSIIKSAQKDKKRVFIPLIIRRDNKLLPSLVKDFERELAIGDLGILQPKREFFRIYPSNVLDLVIVPGVAFTIQGHRLGRGGGYYDQFLTQLKPKTSSVALAFEMQILEKIPIEEKDIPVDYIITEARVIKISE